In Mytilus trossulus isolate FHL-02 chromosome 6, PNRI_Mtr1.1.1.hap1, whole genome shotgun sequence, a single window of DNA contains:
- the LOC134721857 gene encoding uncharacterized protein LOC134721857 — translation MSSFWNMICFPRRRFSSGQSKNKQRQRRRNKGNVVTLQRRKLLDDTGNFQDTQSVTAHEATQPAEKPPQNNVPNKRRRIQDIFNTDPHSPALRDSEHTSLDPYDHKHSDNFTHMKVPSLFIDNNRPKRPHSDINNVESMYGYVPKTMQNLYTSTALEGQKIEDYFSSLHNDIYFSKFANSEAVTKDKTESILQRVPFTRASSLTSAPEEKVSLLEENYPDNEMDIGQFNDVNQWETPLAPRTEYNMEENFRSIFNSVEEVLY, via the coding sequence ATGTCTTCTTTCTGGAACATGATTTGCTTTCCCCGAAGAAGATTCTCTTCTGGACaatctaaaaacaaacaaagacaaAGACGGCGTAACAAAGGGAATGTTGTGACGTTACAAAGGCGGAAGTTACTGGACGATACTGGAAATTTTCAAGATACACAATCCGTCACTGCCCACGAAGCGACACAACCTGCGGAGAAACCGCCCCAAAATAATGTTCCTAACAAAAGAAGGCGTATACAGGACATTTTCAATACAGATCCACATTCTCCGGCACTTCGCGACAGTGAACACACATCTTTAGATCCATATGATCATAAACATAGTGATAATTTCACACACATGAAAGTACCTAGTCTATTTATTGACAATAACCGTCCTAAGAGACCCCATAGTgacataaataatgttgaaagtATGTATGGATATGTTCcaaaaacaatgcaaaatttATACACATCTACAGCACTTGAAGGACAAAAGATTGAAGATTATTTCTCTAGCTTAcacaatgatatttatttttctaaatttgcaAATTCTGAAGCAGTAACCAAAGATAAAACTGAAAGTATCTTACAAAGAGTACCGTTTACGCGTGCGTCAAGTTTGACGTCCGCACCAGAGGAAAAAGTGTCGTTACTAGAAGAAAATTATCCTGATAATGAAATGGACATAGGTCAGTTTAACGATGTAAATCAATGGGAAACCCCGTTAGCGCCAAGGACAGAATACAACATGGAAGAAAACTTTCGTTCAATATTTAACTCGGTAGAAGAGGTTCTGTACTAG